In Nonomuraea muscovyensis, the following proteins share a genomic window:
- a CDS encoding DUF4184 family protein yields the protein MPFTPSHIAAVLPLVSSARVRRFVDPWALAIGAMVPDLPIFLPHVDFLLPDYTDWHSWSGVVTLDLAAVVVLLGLFHQVFRDPLISLLPPALAGRAATLAPSWRYVRLLPIVAGAVIGAGSHVLWDSFTHSTGPEEWGAWLGYRVLGVISLFRLLQYVSSIVGLAVVLAWVWSRLSAMAPMPVPGHLRTAPFVRVAVLVAAVAGTVAGAFLWPRYDPPSPRLGLPSVITKVGAGTVVGLCVVIACYALAWHAWRLVAVPPERSARTRLETAPEESA from the coding sequence GTGCCGTTCACGCCCAGTCATATCGCCGCGGTGCTCCCGCTGGTGTCGTCGGCCCGGGTGCGCAGGTTCGTGGACCCGTGGGCGCTGGCGATCGGCGCCATGGTGCCCGACCTGCCGATCTTCCTGCCACACGTCGACTTCCTGCTGCCCGACTACACCGACTGGCACTCCTGGAGCGGTGTGGTCACCCTGGACCTGGCGGCGGTCGTGGTGCTGCTGGGGCTGTTCCACCAGGTGTTCCGTGACCCGCTGATCTCGCTGCTGCCTCCCGCGCTCGCCGGGCGGGCCGCGACGCTCGCCCCGTCCTGGCGGTACGTCCGGCTCCTGCCGATCGTCGCCGGCGCGGTGATCGGCGCGGGCAGCCACGTGCTGTGGGACTCGTTCACGCACTCGACCGGGCCCGAGGAGTGGGGCGCCTGGCTGGGTTACCGCGTCCTCGGTGTGATCAGCCTGTTCCGGCTGCTGCAGTACGTCTCGTCGATCGTGGGGCTGGCCGTCGTGCTGGCATGGGTCTGGAGCCGCCTGTCGGCGATGGCGCCCATGCCGGTGCCCGGCCACCTGCGCACCGCTCCGTTCGTCCGGGTGGCCGTGCTCGTCGCCGCCGTGGCGGGCACGGTCGCGGGGGCGTTCCTGTGGCCGCGTTACGACCCGCCCTCCCCGCGGCTCGGCCTGCCGAGCGTCATCACCAAGGTGGGCGCGGGCACCGTGGTCGGCCTGTGCGTGGTCATCGCCTGCTACGCGCTCGCCTGGCACGCCTGGCGGCTCGTCGCGGTTCCGCCCGAACGCTCCGCCCGGACGCGCCTGGAGACCGCGCCCGAGGAGAGCGCCTGA
- a CDS encoding cation transporter, translating into MASADWLRAARAARSLSVVTLVWLGVESSLGLVAGVAAHSVALLGWGLSALVEAAASLIVVWRFTGSRTLSAGAELRARRAVAVSFWVLAPYLVLHVAYDMGAGHRAEPSVLGIVVTAVSMVSMPALGLAKRRLGARLASPSTSGEGTQNVICAVMAGGVLAGLWLNTLGWWWMDPAMAVTLAVVAAREGWRAWHGHACCH; encoded by the coding sequence GTGGCGTCAGCCGACTGGTTGCGTGCCGCCCGGGCGGCGCGCTCCCTGTCGGTGGTCACGCTGGTGTGGCTGGGGGTGGAGAGCTCGCTGGGCCTCGTCGCCGGCGTGGCGGCGCACTCGGTCGCGCTGCTCGGCTGGGGGCTGTCGGCTCTGGTCGAGGCGGCGGCGAGCCTGATCGTGGTCTGGCGGTTCACTGGGTCGCGGACGCTGTCAGCCGGTGCGGAGCTGCGGGCGCGACGGGCGGTCGCCGTGAGCTTCTGGGTGCTGGCCCCCTACCTGGTGCTCCATGTCGCCTACGACATGGGGGCCGGTCACCGGGCCGAGCCGAGCGTGCTCGGAATCGTGGTCACCGCCGTGAGCATGGTGAGCATGCCGGCGCTGGGCCTGGCCAAGCGGCGGCTGGGCGCGCGGCTCGCGTCGCCCTCGACCTCAGGGGAGGGCACGCAGAACGTCATCTGCGCGGTGATGGCGGGCGGCGTGCTGGCGGGGCTGTGGCTCAACACGCTGGGTTGGTGGTGGATGGACCCGGCGATGGCGGTCACGCTGGCGGTGGTCGCGGCGCGCGAAGGGTGGCGCGCCTGGCACGGTCACGCATGCTGCCACTGA
- a CDS encoding substrate-binding domain-containing protein, whose amino-acid sequence MGRHRTDEFDGGYRAQEPSPAPRRRAARGGRGRVLVPLAGAVALAVLLGVAAFVIFNREHDCSGGKLPLRVVATPDIQPALNKIAGTYNKALHSIDSRCVEVTVAKEAASRTANTLAAGKANADLWVADSSLAVSNLRSDPATAVPEPSGSVATSPVVLVTAKSSAAKLAGSLQPSWSGLIAAANVANPDGPGKKVRVLALDPQKNSAGMAALLAAAGSAKEAGQDKALVGALKELSGQLVSDPTALLASLTVKSGSKVPVGVASEQSVHVHNSKKPDAQVVPLYPAEGTLSLDYPLVVVTKDAAAQKAAADFKRELTTESAVRVLQGQGFRGPDGKGGDTLSKSKGFNPTPPEALPAPDVKTVASMTQTWSRLNLGSRMLTLLDVSGTMALPVPSTNMTRMQAIAKIATEGLGLFAADSEIGIWAFSTHLDGQGKDWREMVSVGPLTETIDGTLRKDMLIKELATVQAKATGDTGLNDTLKAAYTEMTKSYQQDKINTLLILTDGAGNDDPQGGLGNEQMLEFLKKTYNPKRPVSILIIAFGPDAPKGKTQMDALAKATGGEAYIAKDVLQVRDFFLQGMERRLCAPKCDG is encoded by the coding sequence GTGGGGCGACACCGCACAGACGAGTTCGACGGCGGCTACCGAGCCCAGGAGCCCTCGCCCGCCCCGCGCAGGCGCGCCGCCCGCGGCGGCCGAGGCAGGGTGCTGGTCCCACTCGCCGGTGCCGTCGCGCTCGCCGTGCTGCTCGGCGTCGCCGCGTTCGTCATCTTCAACCGTGAGCACGACTGCTCGGGCGGCAAGCTGCCGCTCCGCGTCGTCGCCACCCCCGACATCCAGCCCGCGCTGAACAAGATCGCCGGCACCTACAACAAGGCCCTGCACTCCATCGACAGCCGCTGCGTCGAGGTCACGGTGGCCAAGGAGGCGGCCTCCCGCACGGCGAACACGCTGGCCGCGGGCAAGGCGAACGCCGACCTGTGGGTGGCCGACTCCAGCCTCGCGGTGTCCAACCTGCGCAGCGACCCGGCCACGGCGGTGCCCGAGCCGTCCGGTTCCGTGGCCACCTCCCCCGTCGTGCTGGTGACCGCCAAGTCCTCGGCCGCCAAGCTCGCCGGCAGCCTCCAGCCGAGCTGGTCGGGCCTGATCGCCGCCGCCAACGTGGCCAACCCGGACGGCCCCGGCAAGAAGGTCCGCGTGCTGGCCCTCGACCCGCAGAAGAACTCCGCCGGCATGGCCGCGCTGCTCGCCGCCGCCGGCTCGGCCAAGGAGGCGGGCCAGGACAAGGCCCTGGTGGGCGCGCTCAAGGAGCTGTCGGGCCAGCTCGTCTCCGACCCGACCGCGCTGCTCGCCAGCCTCACCGTGAAGTCCGGCAGCAAGGTGCCGGTGGGCGTCGCCTCGGAGCAGAGCGTCCACGTGCACAACTCCAAGAAGCCTGACGCGCAGGTGGTGCCGCTCTACCCGGCCGAGGGCACGCTGAGCCTCGACTATCCCCTCGTGGTCGTCACCAAGGACGCGGCCGCGCAGAAGGCGGCGGCCGACTTCAAGCGGGAGCTGACCACCGAGTCGGCCGTGAGGGTGCTGCAGGGCCAGGGCTTCCGCGGCCCGGACGGCAAGGGGGGCGACACCCTCAGCAAGTCCAAGGGGTTCAACCCGACGCCGCCGGAGGCGCTGCCCGCACCCGACGTCAAGACCGTGGCGAGCATGACGCAGACCTGGTCGCGCCTGAACCTCGGCAGCCGCATGCTCACCCTGCTCGACGTCTCGGGCACCATGGCGCTGCCCGTGCCGAGCACGAACATGACCCGCATGCAGGCCATCGCCAAGATCGCCACGGAGGGGCTGGGCCTGTTCGCCGCCGACTCCGAGATCGGCATCTGGGCGTTCTCCACGCACCTCGACGGCCAGGGCAAGGACTGGCGCGAGATGGTCTCCGTCGGCCCGCTGACCGAGACCATCGACGGCACGCTGCGCAAGGACATGCTGATCAAGGAACTGGCGACCGTCCAGGCCAAGGCCACCGGCGACACCGGGCTGAACGACACGCTCAAGGCCGCCTACACCGAGATGACGAAGTCGTACCAGCAGGACAAGATCAACACGCTTCTGATCCTCACGGACGGCGCCGGCAACGACGACCCGCAGGGCGGCCTCGGCAACGAGCAGATGCTGGAGTTCCTGAAGAAGACCTACAACCCGAAGCGGCCGGTCAGCATCCTGATCATCGCGTTCGGGCCGGACGCGCCCAAGGGCAAGACGCAGATGGACGCGCTCGCCAAGGCGACCGGCGGCGAGGCGTACATCGCCAAGGACGTGCTCCAGGTCCGCGACTTCTTCCTCCAGGGCATGGAGCGGCGCCTCTGCGCGCCCAAGTGCGACGGCTGA
- a CDS encoding RNA polymerase sigma factor, which translates to MPGWPTADRAGDQRLVDALRRGDGPAALYDAYGERLHDYAFSLIGEGGGAADAVHDALVTAHGRVVRLRDGARLRAWLYALTRAQAVARLAHRPGAPRRGASGRGPVTPADPVGPETGFAGDAELGALVREALGEVGRIGREVLELSLRHGLRPAEAGAVLGLTSRRAATRLARARDHLENAAAAVVLARVGRAHCPDLSAMLDSWEGPLTPLLRRRVAGHIAGCEVCTDRRHHEVSAARLLGTAPVAYPPLSLRRRVVDTCLNPERDDARALILERSDGFDRTGFPVTTGRRSHRPRPLGLVPALVAAACLLATTGAVLVAAGDGGPAALPAAPSPGVSMPAEQQPIGSPEPDPEPDPGLTPEPSPDDSTPEPTATRPTATPRTTRPVTTKPVTGPSATRRAAPRARLGVTCPGGMDGAARVVLRARHASVTWSAGASQGLEVFPASGSIRAGRSATVVVTVADPDTAGDGTVSLSSNGGGTSCPLSWPGRSRPSDPPAGDPTTEPGTPEPSGDLTRTDPPARASADATAEPAHDS; encoded by the coding sequence GTGCCCGGATGGCCGACCGCCGATCGCGCCGGCGACCAGCGCCTGGTGGACGCGCTGCGGCGCGGCGACGGTCCCGCCGCGCTCTACGACGCCTATGGCGAGCGCCTGCACGACTACGCGTTCTCGCTGATCGGCGAGGGGGGCGGCGCGGCCGACGCGGTCCACGACGCCCTGGTCACCGCGCACGGGCGCGTGGTGCGCCTCAGGGACGGGGCCCGGCTGCGCGCCTGGCTCTACGCGCTGACCAGGGCCCAGGCCGTCGCCCGCCTGGCCCACCGCCCCGGTGCTCCCCGCCGGGGCGCCTCCGGTCGCGGCCCCGTCACCCCCGCCGACCCTGTCGGGCCCGAGACGGGGTTCGCGGGGGATGCGGAGCTGGGCGCGCTGGTGCGTGAGGCGCTCGGCGAGGTGGGCCGGATCGGGCGTGAGGTGCTGGAACTGTCGTTGCGGCACGGCCTGCGCCCGGCGGAGGCCGGCGCGGTGCTGGGGCTGACCTCGCGCCGCGCGGCGACCCGGCTGGCCCGGGCCCGGGACCACCTGGAGAACGCCGCGGCGGCCGTCGTCCTCGCCCGCGTCGGGCGCGCCCACTGCCCCGACCTGTCGGCGATGCTCGACTCGTGGGAGGGGCCGCTCACCCCGCTGCTGCGCCGCCGGGTGGCCGGGCACATCGCCGGGTGCGAGGTGTGCACGGACAGGCGACACCACGAGGTGTCGGCGGCCCGGCTGCTCGGCACGGCGCCGGTGGCGTACCCGCCACTGTCGCTGCGGCGCCGGGTGGTCGACACGTGCCTGAACCCGGAGCGGGACGACGCCCGCGCCCTGATCCTGGAGCGGAGCGACGGCTTCGACCGGACGGGCTTCCCGGTGACGACCGGGCGCCGCTCGCACCGGCCCCGCCCGCTCGGGCTGGTGCCGGCGCTCGTGGCCGCCGCGTGCCTGCTCGCCACGACCGGCGCGGTGCTGGTGGCGGCGGGCGACGGCGGCCCCGCCGCGCTGCCCGCGGCCCCCTCCCCCGGCGTGTCCATGCCGGCGGAGCAGCAGCCGATCGGCTCTCCTGAGCCGGACCCCGAACCGGACCCCGGACTCACCCCCGAGCCGTCGCCCGACGACTCCACCCCGGAGCCGACGGCCACCCGGCCGACCGCCACGCCCCGCACGACCAGGCCCGTCACGACGAAACCGGTCACAGGGCCGAGCGCGACCCGGCGCGCCGCGCCCCGCGCCAGACTCGGGGTCACCTGCCCCGGCGGCATGGACGGCGCGGCGAGGGTCGTGCTGCGCGCCCGGCACGCCTCCGTCACCTGGAGCGCGGGCGCGTCGCAGGGCCTTGAGGTGTTCCCGGCGAGCGGCTCGATCCGGGCGGGCAGGTCGGCGACCGTCGTGGTCACGGTGGCCGACCCGGACACGGCCGGCGACGGCACGGTCTCGCTGTCCAGCAACGGGGGCGGCACGTCGTGCCCGCTGTCCTGGCCGGGCCGGTCACGTCCCTCGGACCCGCCTGCCGGCGATCCCACGACCGAACCCGGCACCCCGGAGCCGTCCGGAGACCTCACGCGGACGGACCCGCCCGCGCGGGCGTCGGCCGACGCGACCGCTGAGCCTGCGCACGACTCGTGA
- a CDS encoding GNAT family N-acetyltransferase, translating to MKISIARPRDLADSERARWRELQKADRALDNPFLSVEFAVAMDRLRDYVRVAVVEDAGKIVGFFPYERHGFGVGKPLGGFLTTCHGLIAEQGVQLDAKALLRACKLNVYDFDHMVAGQPTFAPYESDVRPAPVMDFTAGFEAWLEQVKANSPKNLKTVRYKERKLGREQGELRLEWASADPEVLRTLLAWKSDQYRRTGRVDRFAQPWIVELTEQMHAERSTDFAGVLTMLYSGDVPVAGHFGLRTATTLVGWFPAYDTEFARYSPGIVHHLQMAEAAAAAGLLMVDMGKGGKEYKDWLKSGTLHVSEGRISRPSPAAAVHWMGRVPLNKVRTIVLDRPSLYKAADRVLKGYGRMRSALQHEPAVKETTGAR from the coding sequence GTGAAGATCTCGATCGCTCGCCCGAGAGATCTCGCGGACTCCGAACGCGCGCGCTGGCGGGAGCTGCAAAAGGCGGATCGGGCCCTGGACAACCCGTTCCTGTCGGTCGAATTCGCCGTGGCGATGGACCGCCTGCGCGACTATGTGCGGGTGGCGGTCGTCGAGGACGCCGGCAAGATCGTGGGTTTCTTTCCCTACGAGCGTCACGGCTTCGGCGTGGGCAAGCCGCTCGGCGGCTTCCTCACCACCTGTCACGGCCTGATCGCCGAGCAGGGCGTCCAGCTCGACGCCAAGGCCCTGCTGCGCGCCTGCAAGCTCAACGTCTACGACTTCGACCACATGGTCGCCGGGCAGCCGACGTTCGCCCCGTACGAGAGCGACGTGCGCCCGGCCCCGGTGATGGACTTCACCGCCGGCTTCGAGGCGTGGCTGGAGCAGGTGAAGGCCAACTCCCCCAAGAACCTCAAGACGGTCCGCTACAAGGAGCGCAAGCTCGGCAGGGAGCAGGGCGAACTCCGCCTCGAGTGGGCCTCGGCCGACCCCGAGGTGCTGCGCACGCTGCTCGCCTGGAAGTCGGACCAGTACCGCAGGACCGGCCGTGTCGACAGGTTCGCGCAGCCGTGGATCGTCGAGCTGACGGAGCAGATGCACGCGGAACGGTCCACGGACTTCGCCGGCGTGCTGACGATGCTCTACTCCGGCGACGTCCCGGTGGCGGGCCACTTCGGCCTGCGCACGGCCACCACCCTCGTCGGCTGGTTCCCGGCCTACGACACCGAATTCGCCAGATACTCGCCGGGAATCGTCCACCATCTCCAGATGGCGGAGGCGGCCGCCGCGGCCGGACTGCTCATGGTCGACATGGGCAAGGGCGGCAAGGAGTACAAGGACTGGCTGAAGAGCGGCACGCTGCACGTCTCGGAAGGGCGCATCTCGCGACCGTCCCCGGCGGCGGCCGTGCACTGGATGGGCCGTGTCCCCCTCAACAAGGTCCGAACAATCGTCCTTGATCGGCCGTCTCTCTATAAGGCAGCCGATCGCGTGCTCAAGGGCTACGGGCGGATGCGTTCCGCCCTGCAGCACGAGCCGGCCGTCAAGGAAACCACGGGGGCGCGCTGA
- a CDS encoding glycosyltransferase family 2 protein — protein MSPEMIRHNGKVHVAPLRSMPPIERFTPITPHLAISPTVSVVVPAMNEAENLPHLFATLPQWIDEIVLVDGNSVDDTVAVARRLRPTMKIVTQTGKGKGDALAAGFAACTGDIIVMIDADGSMDGREIISYVGALVTGADFVKGSRYAPGGGSDDLTLSRSLGNKALTLLVNIMYGTKYSDLCYGYNAFWARHLDVLDLDCDGFEVETLMNVRAAKAGLKIHEVPSHERSRIHGESNLRAVRDGFRVLKTILREWRRQPATPIPEPTARPAADRGVA, from the coding sequence ATGAGTCCCGAGATGATCAGGCACAACGGCAAGGTGCACGTCGCGCCGCTGCGCTCCATGCCGCCCATCGAGCGTTTCACCCCCATCACGCCGCACCTCGCGATCTCGCCCACGGTGAGCGTGGTGGTGCCCGCGATGAACGAGGCGGAGAACCTTCCGCACCTGTTCGCGACACTGCCCCAGTGGATCGACGAGATCGTCCTCGTCGACGGCAACTCCGTGGACGACACCGTCGCAGTGGCCCGCCGCCTGCGCCCCACCATGAAGATCGTCACGCAGACCGGCAAGGGCAAGGGCGACGCGCTGGCGGCGGGCTTCGCCGCGTGCACGGGCGACATCATCGTGATGATCGACGCTGACGGCTCGATGGACGGGCGTGAGATCATCTCCTACGTCGGGGCCCTCGTGACCGGCGCCGACTTCGTCAAGGGCTCGCGCTACGCGCCGGGCGGCGGCAGCGACGACCTGACGCTCAGCCGCAGCCTCGGCAACAAGGCCCTCACCCTGCTGGTCAACATCATGTACGGGACGAAGTACTCCGACCTGTGCTACGGCTACAACGCCTTCTGGGCGCGCCACCTCGACGTGCTCGACCTCGACTGCGACGGCTTCGAGGTGGAGACACTGATGAACGTGCGCGCCGCCAAGGCCGGGCTCAAGATCCACGAGGTGCCGAGCCACGAGCGCAGCCGCATCCACGGCGAGAGCAACCTGCGGGCCGTCCGCGACGGTTTCCGGGTGCTCAAGACCATCCTGCGGGAGTGGCGCCGCCAGCCGGCCACCCCGATCCCCGAACCCACCGCACGGCCCGCCGCCGACCGGGGCGTGGCCTGA